GAACcccaaaaatatatttttatataacattaatgatgaaaataacaatatggGTAGTAGAATGGGATATCCATATATGCCCAATAGTGGTATTTTACGATCCTTAAGTGGAagaaacaaatattatgataatGATTATATGTCAGATCATGGTAATAactatatatcatataatagAAGCGGTAGTAAACCAAATGAATATAGGGAGaatttttctaataaaatgaaaagttTCACAAATAGAATTTCACATGAAGATTTTATGAGTAAAACCCCAATGAAAAATCCTGAGAGAAACTTTTTTACATCTGGAGTTGGTAATAATATGACTATTAATGAAACAAATCCAATGTTATATAAAAGACGTAGTagatttaatgaaaatgatatgtttaatgaatattatatgaatcaAAATAACAAAGATGGTAATTATtcgaattatttaaatgaaaataaaaaattaaatgaatctgataaaaaatgggcttatttaaaaaaaataaatatttttagtaaAAAGGATGAAGACttaataaatgatgatTATGGTAACCATAGATCTAATTATAATCATTTGGATCCAAAGCAtttacaatataaaaatccacatatgtataatataaaaaatgataatatttttagtgatatgaaaaattccaatttatattcatctCCCAATGATATGAAATTTAATCGAATGCATGATAACCAAGATGGTCCTAAAATTCCAACTggagataataatatgaatgaatattattatatgaataatgcaaataaatttaaaacatcaaatatgaataataattatgactcttatttaaagaatgatttatataattttagaaataatatgaatgagAATAGCTATGGAAATACGGATTTTTATAGAACACCTAGTGAAACATATTATAGGGGTAATCATGAATTTAATCCAAATGTGTATAATGCTGGGTATGGCTCAGATAGTAATCATATTCATCACGAAAGTCCTTATAGAAATCGATTTAGAAATTAtagttaaaataataaatgtatatatggaGTCCTTTTAGTAAAAGTAGTGATGAGTATGGTTATAAAAATGCGCAATGCATAtgcaattattttaaatttagtAACACATACTCAGTGTTTTTGTTAAGTAGggtattttttcaatttacTTGAATAGCATGTTTGGCTATGCTGCCCATGCATTTTATCAGTGTATATGTGccaatattttcattaattttgtgcatttattttatgtatgaATTGATAATTtcattgtatttttatttaaatctctttatatattttttttttcacaaatatttaatttgtaaATCGTAGAAAgtgaatttatttcatgtacttcattttttgtttatgaaaatgcatacatataatgtatgaatattaacattttttgaagAATATACTAAAAAATGCTTACTTTTTGATAAgccatattttattaacaaacaTATATGACCTATAAAAGatattctctttttttattattttacaaattaaagaaaacaaaataaggTACGTGGTATTGTGaaatatacttatattcTTGGCAGATTTATGCTGCCTATTTGGAGGTcatgaaaattatgtaatTCATGTATAGTCAATAATTTACGGACTTGTTAAGATATGTTTATAGGAATAtgcaattttatatatacaactgTGTtaaatgtgcatatttttttgttaaactacaaaaaatgaaaaatgcgAAAAAGAACAAAGTATCAAATAGGTCCactattttgttataatgaaaaataaaataataataaccggaaatatatcaatattaAACTCGTTGGATCATAGTAGCAacttgaatatttttttattaaaaagggaAGGAAAAGTAAAAGAGAATTTGCTCTTGatgaaaaatgtataagAGCGTAAATCATTATTGTATAGTATAGTGCTTGAATAAAAGTGCTCATACAAAATGAAGcgttaaaataatatttctttttctttttttacattaaaaatgttataataaatttttaatttcatgattcataaattttatgttttgttagtatactaaaaatataaaattaaaaaaatgaaaaaaatatactttaaacaaaatatattcattgatatatattattcactttaagaattataaaaactGACGATGTAAAtactttaaataaatagacATTACATATACGTTTACTACATAATatgaaatagaaaatatatgtaatggAAACATAAAGTCCTTTTATGtgtctaattttttttatttaaatatgttcCCGTATTGCattatttctttctttGCTTATATAGCTTGCTGCATAGTTAATAGGCCTTCTAATGTATTGTCTTGATACattatgttatattttgtgCGCATTCATGTTTCTAAGGGAAATACcgtgatttatttttctgtatttgtatttttaactAAGCACATAGGTTACTAATTATGGACAGAATACAATAGTTCTTTTGAtgttttattcttttttttttgcagcAGCAGCAGCAGTGGCGGCGGCAGCGGCAGTGCCAGCGGCAgcattctttttattacaacATACTTTGCATATAGCTAAACAAATAATGCATCccattaaaaatgatatgatAGAAATGAGGGCTAATGCAGggaatgcatatttatagatTCTATCAATATTTAAGAATGTTTCATGAGCTAATTCTTTCAAAATATCACCATAGCTAAGAGGGGTAGGTGCCTCTAATGGTTTAACATTTTTGTAGGATTCTAAAacgaaatattttaatgctTCTAGAGATCTATCATtacttttatattcatacatttttccatttttaaagTAGATTATTGTTGGGAACCCTTCGATTTTAAATCGTTTTCTTGTTTTAGAATTTATGGTTACATCAACTTTTGCTATGTTTGTAGTTCCTTTCATTTCTGTAGCTAATTCGGTCCAAGCCCTGTGCATAGCCTTACAGTGTGAGCACCATGGTGcgtaaaattttataaaccATGATCCTGTGAAAAGAAAACAGCAAATcggtaataaaaattatatgattatgtttcaaaaaatgataataataatatatattcattagtGTTTGCAgtatttttcattacaaACACATTGATGAGCATCCATAGAACAATATAAGCATATCAAAGAGTAATACTTATGAATCACGTCTTAgtagtaataaaataaatgtaaaagtctttatctttttcaaaataaaataaaataatatggaaaaaataaaaaaataatactaaCCTGTGGTATTCCCGGTTGATATTTGTGTTAAACTTTCGAAATTTGAGTCATTTAATTCAATTACATCGTGAGCATaacaataattaaaaagtgtaagaaaaagaaaaaatatgaaaccTTTTGCAAAACCtaccatttttaaaaaattttaataaaaaaataaatgattttaaaaaaaatgtcaaATAATTcttaatagtaataaaattagtataaaaataataataattattgttaAATGCCtctaaaaatgtataaaaaaatgtatgtattattatacaataatatattatttatgttaaaaaaataaatatgtaataaaataaaataataaattataatctAGAACGTTGAATAAAATAcgattttgtataaattgcaatttataaaaaaacatattaatttttttaagtacatatgtgtatatatccAAAGGTACCTATTagtattcataaaaatatttagtattaataataaatacgctatattaaattatattttatatatgtataatattttttatttatttacgtgcattattttttgccttaatttttttaacaattaaCAAAATGTACGTATTTcatgttaatatattaaaaatggttGTGCGCcgtatttattatattatgtttttttcttttttttatgaagaTTTATtcgtattattttatttcctattttttatttatatcgtGCACAcaactattatatatatatatataaacaagctccataataattaaaataaaataaaaataaataaatattacaatttCAACTCAACTTctgtttgtatttttttttattttttagtatcaaaaaaaagaaattgcttataaattatttaatataaaacttGCCTATTCAATTATATTcactataataaaaatataatgaaaacttgcttatttacaaattttatattcttaatTCAACCAAATCCTCTTTTATGATTatggaaaatgaaaaaaaacagatgAAATTGGAACCAAAGTATTAACccacttaaaaaaatgtgtaaaaaaatgtcaaaggtaaaaaatatatgcatataacaTGGTTGATTATTTAACTATGCGTCAAAAATGATAAGACatgaataatgaaaaacgGAATTTAAGcaactataaaaatatgtatgaaTAATTAAGAAAACACAAAAAGTCTTATGCTTaactattataaaaatattgcaaagaatggaaaaaaaaatcgaatatttatatgaatgtTCATACTATTGTATTAACAAAGCATAAAACTTGAGTATAccattatttattccttggtaattttatcatattcttGGAAAGGTGAAAATTAGAACaaactattattatatatgtgtgtattaGTTGTGTATATTTAGTATGgtgattaaaaatatgtgtgtTGCAGAacgaacaaataaatatttgcatACGATAAAAAAGAGCCGAAATGAATTAAGTATAATTAAAAGTATGAATAAGTAGTACTATAATAATTGTGTTTGAGGAAACATACGAGGAATTGAAAATTTGTTATGAAATTATGAAGTATATTAAACTTCTTTTGTcattaaaatgtataattcttggttttaatattatgaaacttgcatagttttatttatttattatttttaaatgcaaatgataaaaaatgcgCTTAACAAATAATGGCATATTAATTTACCTTAGttataatacaattttttaaatgcttTTAGAACAATCgtttatcaatttttataaattgatTTAAGAAACAAGGTATAATATAGGGAaaggaaaaattaaatatgttttaaacatatatataataatgttcatataaaaaaacaatatgcggtattactattttttagggataatatttttatatgatacaTGTACTACATTcatgattattatttgttatgaattaaaatgttatattttgtgcaaaaaaaaacctaaatgataatacccgagattgttttttatatttttacacatTTGTTATGGTTATCATTAGAACAGTTGTATAGCAACtgaatatacaattttgtttgtacattttctataataataaaatatttgtatttttatgatttaCAAATAGTTTATCTaagatttaataaaattacaaGATATAACTGataatatcattatttgcATTTGTGAAggtgttttatattaaattgctgagataaaataataaataacaaaCAAATGTGATGCctctctatatatatgcatgttgAGCAGTGTGCCTATTTTGGTTTTGTTCTTTATCATATAGTATTTATTAAGTATTGATAATTAATTGTTTATGATAAAAGTGAAATCTATGCTAGAAATGCAATGAATCACAAAACAATCTTCttccattatttttgaacttatatttataatactGGTTTAATACCATTTTCTATACaattttgatataaaaaatggctATTAAGATATGAAttctaatatatattaaatttttgtatgttaatgattatttattatcaaattttatgtaaagataaaaaatatgatgtgTTCAGATtgataacatatttttccatttaaCTTTGTGAAGATTAAATTGATcataacatatttaatagaatattcattaatgagaaaaaaattatatatatatattgttatatcatgattaacaaaatattataaccTTAATATcgtatttataaataagaaTTATGCTatgattataaattttataagcagagaaaaatatgggctttaatattttgtatgattttttttttttaatatttcacTGCAATAAAATACTATTGGACGATttcagaaaataatattaataactgtaacattaaaaaatgcaaaaaaagaGTAATAGATATAAgaagttatatatataatgtaatttttatgaatatgttatatatataatttatatttcatgTGAAAAAGGAAAGTAGCATTGGTCATACTTTTGCCGTACTTTTAGAGGGGAAACAAATTTTTtgctattatattttatatttattttaacgTATGTTTTTCTGTTTTTACAGAaaatcacaaaaaaaaattaagtgATAATTCATTATAACAGATTGACATGTTGATATTAGTTTTATAGTACAATTTGTATggaaatttaaaattataaaaaggatgaaataaaatgaataagaaattggaaaataaaaaatccgGTAAGAGGTCATGGATAAACATATTTggtaaaaaaggaaatgatATAGATGAATTTGAAGATACTAATGTTTCAAAAggtgaaaatgatgatgatcAGAATTATGATGAAACTGGATTTGTAATTAATCATATAGATTTTGATTTGTTTtgtatgaaaaataaagaaactACTGacgatataaataaaaatagtaatggTGATAACGATTTAAATGTGGAAACTGGTGAAAGAATAGACGATAATACTTTAAGCTTTATAGGAAAAACATATGATATGTTGAAAGcaagaaaatttaatttcaatgatttaaaaaaagttgaaaattctcaatattttgaaaaagtaatatggtcaaaatataatatgtatgaCAATTTATACACATTAAGTAACAATAacgtgttttttttaaatgataatgcAGAAGATAATAAGTTAcgtttattatatataaaacatatgttatcattaattgttttaatttgttataaatatgaagaaaaaggaaaacATGAAATATGGgatcaaataatttacaataaaatagatGAATTTGAAAAGCTGGTAGAGGTGGAAAAAAAGGGGCACCTCGATGAGGATGctgatgaaataaatgaaagatttaatttatataaactttttttaatacaaaaatttaataatttattttacaacGTTTTGAAATTGAtcaattataattttgttttcaatgaatataatgggaaaacaaataaaaatgatattaaagagaatagtaataaaacaaatgatgGTGATCATATAGACAATTTTCatagagaaaaaaaaaattataggaagcatttatttaaacttgattttttagaaaaatcatttataattcagttttttataaacatatattcaAGCATTGATAAGAAATTTCTTTTCAAATTATGTTTGGATTTGTGTAATCCTTATATATGGAAACGTATACattatgattatttaaatttttttttgtttaaaaaaaacaaagatGCGAAGAATCTTTTCgataatatatcaaaaatgatggaaaaaaaatatttgaataataaaaaatatggtgAAATAAATGTGTATACTAGTAACTATAAAATAActtttgaaaatgataCAAAGATAAATGAGTacgatgaaaatattatattgtttataaataaaaatgagtttttttataacttgataaattattttttaataattttagatATTATTGAAAGGAAATTCACAGAATTTGATGAGTTAAGTAGTAATTCGTCTATTTCTTCTTGTAGTGACAACGATATTGACGATTTAGAATTAGAAGAGTATGAACATAACATGAAGCTTCTTAATTCTGAACAGAGTCATAATATCAATAATTCagaaaaatcaaatttaCCTGATAAAGAAGGTGATTCTGGTTATGCACTACTCGAAGAAAAGATTGATAGCAGTGATGAAGATCAAGATGATAGCTTgatgaataatataaaacataataataatggatGTGTGGAAAATGACGATTCTAtagaattttatttaatgcaTGGGTTTAGCGATGATGAAAGAAACACCAAATTTGGTGatattaatgaatataagaAGGAAGAAATATTAGAGATGTTTTTGAagtatgaaaataaattaaagaataaaaaatatgctacAAAGAACATgaggaaaaaaatgagaaaaaatCGTAAACaaagaaacaaatatataatattgtttgttgaaaaatgtattgaattttttatagacTTATTAAGTCAGCTTTATTCAAGAaggatattatatattatgatgaaatattttaatatctttatttattgtaaaatatcaattttaaacaaaaataaaaagtttaaagaattaataaggctttttaaatattatattgaaatgtatataaataatttttcaggAGATCCACTAACTTATTTAGAAATAAACAATGAGCATTACAAAAActttgaatattttcaagTTTTTTGCtataaacattttcaaaaacATGAGATAttgcaaaaatattatttaaaatccgtttttttaatggaTAAGAAAAAGGAATTATTAACAAACTTTTCTAAATTAAAAGATGAAGAACTATTGTTTTTGTGTAAGAATTTAAAATACATTATTACACCTGAAGGAGAGAATGATAGCGAAAATTCCCCAACAGGAATATCAAAtagcaataataataactatGTTTTTGAACATATgagaatatttaataaaaaaaacaagttattttatataactttATTAATGGAAAACTtgtgttttaaaaataatatatttgaagaTATTGATAAGCAGTGTGAGTATCCTAACGAAAAggatttatttgaaaatattttaattgatACAAAAGATgatttaaaagataaaaaaagaaaaagaaaaaaaacatttctTTATACAAAACCtttgtttaaattaaatttgcaATACTTATGTATAAAcgattatatatttaggatatataatttgtttaaattaCAGAGTTATCATGATATAAGGAAAGACATAATTGATTATGTGTATGAGACTAATcccaaaaataaaaaagtaaacGATAATACgatatgtaaatatgtttttgaaatcgatgaaaataatattaacgATGAATATGATGCAGGAAGAGGAGAAAGTGGATCcaactttttaaattttaataccAAATCAAGTTTAGAACATCAAAATGGTAGCAATAGTATTAccaattttgaaaaaaaaagaaaaacatatgataatgaagatttagaagaatataaaatgatagATAATAATGGGAATAGTTCATAtagttataaattatataatgaatatcaATTAAATTCCATTGTATATGATGTAAATCAACTTGATAATACATACTTTGCTAATGAAAGGCGAATGAGTAATAAAATCGACTCGTTTAAGATTGTAAGTGTTGATATTACTACTAAAAAGGTGACTGCTGAAATTTTAAtagatttaaaatataaacagcATGAAAAGGTTTACAACGAATGGAATATGATTAGACCTTctgatattttatttttggttagtgtaaaaaattacacaaattattataaaaataaaataaatacaattgACGAcaatgatttaaaaaatttgctaggaattaattatttaagaGGGTGTGAGGTCATTCAATATGGTAATGCTTTCGAAAGTGACGAAGgtgatgaaaattatagaaaatgtactttgaaaaaaataacagtATATTTGGATTATGCACAGTATCAAAGAGATATAGTAGTAAATcctgatatatataattcatttaatttattaataagaCGAAAACAAAAggaaaacaatttttattacattttaaataatattaaaacttTAATAATGAACCCAGATGATGCAGTTATACCATCATGGGTACacgatatatttttaggaTATTGTAAGaattcaataaaatattatcaagaTTATTTAcctaaaaaggaaaatacgGAAATCGTAGGTAATTTATATAGTGACGACTCAGATGATGAAAGTGATACTACaacgaaaaataataaggaaGATATGGATAAGAATGTGAAAggttcaaaaaaaaaattagcttacaataaagaaaatttaaattttataaaaaaaaatattgacgATATTAACtatttaaatacatttttaagcATTAAACATGCACTTAGCACAACGAATGGTGCATATGTGTGTATAGACTTATcccatataaatatatcaagtgaagataataaaataaatataaaaaatacaataaatgaatatattgaGCCATTGTTTTTAAGTTATGTtccaataaaatatgaaaatgaaaaaaaatcccTGCAAAAAAATTCTTTACAAAAAAGTATGTTGGAaagtttatattatcatatttgtataattaataaGTACAAAATTGATGATATGAATTTTGtttctaaatttatatcaaatatTAAAGGCGTATACTATTATgataatgaatttttttttaacttcgAATTTAATGAGaaggaatatattttaattttgaataattatatagatAAAGAGCTTCGTAAGGAGGAAGCTGAagcaattttaaaaaaaataaaaatacgtGCAGAAGCTAGTGAAGATGATTGTggtatattaataaatgatagtaagggaataaaagaaatttttgaacatatattaaataattcaataaaacatttaagTACAAAAGACGATATATATAggatacaaaataatatatatgaggATCCAAATTATCCACTTGAAGGTATTTTAATACAttctcaaaaaaaaaatagtacaAATGTGGAACTAgctaaaaaagaaaacaatgaaaatgatactaaaaataaaataaattatacaaaaaggCAAATTGAATGCATAAAAAGTGGCTTATATGAAGGTATTACAATAATCGAAGGTGTTCCAGGTAGTGGAAAAACAagcatattaaataaaataataaatatattatttaataataaaaaacaggAGAAAATTCTTATATGCACACATAGCAACAGTTgcttaaattatatttttaatttgctTGTTAAGGAAAATTTAATtcatcaaaaatatttgtgtAGAGTTGGTATGGGGGAAGTGgatatagaaaatttaagaaatgaatatgaggaattggaaaaaatgttatcaaaaaatgggGATAGCAATTTTGGAGCATCTGATTCTGtgaacaaattaaataatgtttCTTTACATGATGAAGAcgataattttaatttttcaaaatatggaagaataaattatatgattgatttaagagaaaaattattgaatGATGCCAATCTGTTATCAGAGTCaactaataataataaaatttataattgtttATCTGCTAatcaatattatgaaaatgttgttaaaaaaagggtttcaaattttttaaagtatgttaatatgtttaaaaaaaatgaagttGAGGATATggataacatttttaattcatatattacGTCATGTATTGACGAtcaagatatatataacttatttttgtgccccaaaata
This region of Plasmodium chabaudi chabaudi strain AS genome assembly, chromosome: 13 genomic DNA includes:
- a CDS encoding thioredoxin-related protein, putative, yielding MVGFAKGFIFFLFLTLFNYCYAHDVIELNDSNFESLTQISTGNTTGSWFIKFYAPWCSHCKAMHRAWTELATEMKGTTNIAKVDVTINSKTRKRFKIEGFPTIIYFKNGKMYEYKSNDRSLEALKYFVLESYKNVKPLEAPTPLSYGDILKELAHETFLNIDRIYKYAFPALALISIISFLMGCIICLAICKVCCNKKNAAAGTAAAAATAAAAAKKKE
- a CDS encoding intron-binding protein aquarius, putative gives rise to the protein MNKKLENKKSGKRSWINIFGKKGNDIDEFEDTNVSKGENDDDQNYDETGFVINHIDFDLFCMKNKETTDDINKNSNGDNDLNVETGERIDDNTLSFIGKTYDMLKARKFNFNDLKKVENSQYFEKVIWSKYNMYDNLYTLSNNNVFFLNDNAEDNKLRLLYIKHMLSLIVLICYKYEEKGKHEIWDQIIYNKIDEFEKLVEVEKKGHLDEDADEINERFNLYKLFLIQKFNNLFYNVLKLINYNFVFNEYNGKTNKNDIKENSNKTNDGDHIDNFHREKKNYRKHLFKLDFLEKSFIIQFFINIYSSIDKKFLFKLCLDLCNPYIWKRIHYDYLNFFLFKKNKDAKNLFDNISKMMEKKYLNNKKYGEINVYTSNYKITFENDTKINEYDENIILFINKNEFFYNLINYFLIILDIIERKFTEFDELSSNSSISSCSDNDIDDLELEEYEHNMKLLNSEQSHNINNSEKSNLPDKEGDSGYALLEEKIDSSDEDQDDSLMNNIKHNNNGCVENDDSIEFYLMHGFSDDERNTKFGDINEYKKEEILEMFLKYENKLKNKKYATKNMRKKMRKNRKQRNKYIILFVEKCIEFFIDLLSQLYSRRILYIMMKYFNIFIYCKISILNKNKKFKELIRLFKYYIEMYINNFSGDPLTYLEINNEHYKNFEYFQVFCYKHFQKHEILQKYYLKSVFLMDKKKELLTNFSKLKDEELLFLCKNLKYIITPEGENDSENSPTGISNSNNNNYVFEHMRIFNKKNKLFYITLLMENLCFKNNIFEDIDKQCEYPNEKDLFENILIDTKDDLKDKKRKRKKTFLYTKPLFKLNLQYLCINDYIFRIYNLFKLQSYHDIRKDIIDYVYETNPKNKKVNDNTICKYVFEIDENNINDEYDAGRGESGSNFLNFNTKSSLEHQNGSNSITNFEKKRKTYDNEDLEEYKMIDNNGNSSYSYKLYNEYQLNSIVYDVNQLDNTYFANERRMSNKIDSFKIVSVDITTKKVTAEILIDLKYKQHEKVYNEWNMIRPSDILFLVSVKNYTNYYKNKINTIDDNDLKNLLGINYLRGCEVIQYGNAFESDEGDENYRKCTLKKITVYLDYAQYQRDIVVNPDIYNSFNLLIRRKQKENNFYYILNNIKTLIMNPDDAVIPSWVHDIFLGYCKNSIKYYQDYLPKKENTEIVGNLYSDDSDDESDTTTKNNKEDMDKNVKGSKKKLAYNKENLNFIKKNIDDINYLNTFLSIKHALSTTNGAYVCIDLSHINISSEDNKINIKNTINEYIEPLFLSYVPIKYENEKKSLQKNSLQKSMLESLYYHICIINKYKIDDMNFVSKFISNIKGVYYYDNEFFFNFEFNEKEYILILNNYIDKELRKEEAEAILKKIKIRAEASEDDCGILINDSKGIKEIFEHILNNSIKHLSTKDDIYRIQNNIYEDPNYPLEGILIHSQKKNSTNVELAKKENNENDTKNKINYTKRQIECIKSGLYEGITIIEGVPGSGKTSILNKIINILFNNKKQEKILICTHSNSCLNYIFNLLVKENLIHQKYLCRVGMGEVDIENLRNEYEELEKMLSKNGDSNFGASDSVNKLNNVSLHDEDDNFNFSKYGRINYMIDLREKLLNDANLLSESTNNNKIYNCLSANQYYENVVKKRVSNFLKYVNMFKKNEVEDMDNIFNSYITSCIDDQDIYNLFLCPKIYVKNTDIVENIIWNSENANAYNYKGIENQNILDEDRACFYFIHPKDQINTLNLSIYNVLFPFKKYINLKLYKVDIDLYLNYVSIFASKNNEKKELSEEYSENLENSNDKKSDEAIVEEENKEKIRDIFKGDITNDMIFGMDDDFYVSKYYISKIVMIFEHLHDCRPFEILKSQKERGIYIITKLARVIAMTCTHASINRSKIAKLQFYFDNIIIDECTQITENDTFLPLLLQENRYHKSKLKRIIFVGDSNQLPPIIKNKYIKNYANYEQSLYKRFLRLDLPSIYLNEQGRMRNEICNVYKYFYSKYNIQIENLDCVNKDKFLKNFNPGFTYTYQFIHVESEEYTPVPYFYQNLLEAEMAVAIFMYMRLIGYPNEMITILTTYNGQKELILDILKKNCLYNKLIGIPKKVTTVDKYQGKQNDFVIISLVRSKSIGYMKNIKRLIVAFSRARYGLYVVGNYNLYKKNYEFKKPLYFFKKNKLDLSLQMDEDFNSIERQSNNPPVIIKDLNQFYSVLYSLSNAQLSNDSSIAEKK